A portion of the Ricinus communis isolate WT05 ecotype wild-type chromosome 10, ASM1957865v1, whole genome shotgun sequence genome contains these proteins:
- the LOC8263202 gene encoding uncharacterized protein LOC8263202: MERQACLEARTGDTEGNGYDAIVVGSGYGGSIAACRLSVAGIKVCLLEKGRRWKAKDFPTDTLQIMSTVRLENQNLGISIGQKDALFQVYEQNDSLAVVACGLGGGSLVNAGVMLPTPVRAKRNSKWPKEWEKDWNTCEASAAAMLRIQSIPVKFPSARVMGEIVEGDIEQTPENLMKFSVNFDVKESSSNSMKLQQMNSCLACGNCISGCPYDAKSSTDKNYLLSAVQAGCTVRTECEVKYVIENTHEVLQQDRISRKRRRWCVYLNEIDYLTSDFVILSAGVFGTTEILFQSQMRGLMLSKTLGSGFSCNGNTVAYLAGSAAPLNGYGLDKKQMLEIPFHERPGPSISSSYTSSLGFTIQTAVLPRAYPYLLFKGITTYGWPTGYWFFHGIIDKLKHVIGIKSSQAIVLNAMGYDESDGHIMLDESTNKICFSPPHDPLLPRKVEVYQKLTKKLGGILFMSRYRSTAVHLLGGCNVSSGSSGGVCNHNGQVFDTKTSASVHSGLYVCDASLIPCSIGVNPSLAIATVAELVSRNLVHDILDYNSKRGKNFGILTVDQNSCSVADNNLDNGHDSTLLIKETLRGYVGGMPCTAYLKMKMNAQYQEGLDGQNLLSSGSHPLLKGKVGGFVIIRAIEKDKIHIIDGKVDLCMLDCRTPYTQYMYYHLLLVGSSGSKYILQGKKILNPYLFALYAWKETTTLHVTLKRVSANTGRDTMMILKGELQISFKELLKSFKSLKGNSAARFIYILLQSFVRTYLLQIPRRSHMDFIPNDPCLEPYPSSVLHKIETEDGHIISCRQWKSVQNLSGLKGEKHLSPVLLLNGYSTESYWLPTEPHDLVRTLLQEGHEIWLLQTRLHPMNPANSFTLEDIGKYDIPAAIVKILELHGPSSKIHVIAHCVGGLAIHIALMGGHVSAAHIASLSCTNSSMFFKLTPLARFKMWLPLVPVSMVILGKKNILNLLETAKTSSRHWLLKCIAYCLPRYERCTCKECEIFSGIFGNTFWHENVSPTIHQWLNEHSSTRLPMGAFPHLREICNSGFIMDSNGNNSYLIHPERMAVPTLYISGGRTLLVTPETSFLANKYMRLHQPSSRHERVVIDEFGHSDLLIGEESYEKVFPHLLSHIRLAELEGNGMMNFERKKYSKEVLDWSHDPYEGHGGFGSWSSPLAVILFFLFLLLVLVSSLM; encoded by the exons ATGGAGAGACAGGCATGTTTAGAAGCGAGGACTGGAGACACAGAAGGAAATGGTTATGATGCTATTGTCGTAGGTTCTGGATATGGTGGCTCTATTGCTGCTTGTCGATTGTCAGTGGCAGGAATAAAGGTCTGTTTGCTAGAGAAAGGCCGAAGATGGAAAGCTAAGGATTTCCCAACTGATACTTTGCAAATCATGTCAACTGTGAGGCTGGAGAACCAAAATTTAGGCATCAGTATTGGCCAAAAAGACGCTTTGTTTCAG GTGTatgaacaaaatgattctCTAGCAGTCGTAGCTTGTGGGCTAGGTGGCGGTTCCCTAGTTAATGCAGGAGTTATGCTGCCAACCCCAGTTCGTGCTAAAAGGAATTCCAAATGGCCTAAGGAATGGGAAAAGGACTGGAATACTTGTGAAGCTTCTGCTGCTGCAATGCTGAGAATACAAAGCATTCCAGTCAAGTTTCCCAGTGCAAGAGTAATGGGAGAAATAGTTGAAGGAGACATTGAACAAACTCCGGAAAATTTAATGAAGTTCAGTGTGAATTTTGATGTTAAAGAATCTTCATCCAATTCAATGAAGCTTCAGCAGATGAATAGCTGCTTAGCCTGTGGAAATTGCATTTCTGGGTGCCCTTACGATGCCAAAAGTTCTACTGATAAAAACTATCTTCTTTCAGCAG TGCAGGCAGGGTGTACCGTAAGAACCGAATGTGAAGTTAAGTATGTGATCGAGAACACACATGAAGTTCTCCAACAAGACAGAATAAGTAGAAAAAGAAGACGATGGTGTGTTTACTTAAATGAGATAGACTATTTAACCTCTGATTTTGTAATCCTATCAG CGGGAGTTTTTGGGACAACTGAAATACTTTTCCAGTCACAAATGAGAGGATTGATGCTTTCAAAAACTCTTGGATCTGGGTTCAGCTGTAATGGGAATACAGTTGCTTATCTTGCTGGAAGTGCTGCACCCTTGAATGGTTATGGACTGGACAAAAAACAAATGTTAGAGATACCTTTTCATGAACGGCCAGGGCCATCCATCTCCTCATCTTACACTTCTTCATTGGGTTTCACAATCCAG ACTGCTGTACTTCCAAGGGCTTATCCTTACCTGCTGTTCAAGGGGATTACAACTTATGGATGGCCAACAGGTTACTGGTTCTTTCATGGAATAATTGATAAGCTGAAACATGTCATAGGTATTAAATCATCCCAAGCCATTGTTCTCAATGCAATGGGATATGATGAAAGTGATGGACATATTATGTTAGACGAGTCCACAAACAAAATCTGTTTTAGTCCACCTCACGATCCTTTGCTCCCACGAAAGGTAGAAGTTTATCAAAAGCTTACCAAGAAATTAGGGGGAATCCTCTTTATGTCTAGGTATAGGAGTACAGCAGTTCATCTTTTAGGCGGATGCAATGTATCATCAGGTTCTTCAGGCGGGGTGTGTAATCACAATGGTCAGGTTTTTGACACAAAAACTTCTGCCTCTGTGCATTCAGGCCTTTATGTTTGTGATGCTTCTCTGATCCCATGTTCTATTGGTGTAAACCCATCTCTTGCTATTGCAACTGTAGCTGAGCTTGTGAGCAGGAACCTTGTGCATGATATTCTTGATTACAACAGCAAAAGAGGTAAAAACTTTGGCATATTGACTGTTGATCAAAACTCTTGCTCTGTTGCTGATAACAATTTGGATAATGGACACGATTCAACTCTTTTGATCAAAGAAACCTTGAGAGGGTATGTAGGGGGTATGCCATGCACGGCTTAtctcaaaatgaaaatgaatgcTCAGTATCAGGAAGGGCTTGATGGACAGAATCTGCTAAGCAGTGGATCTCATCCTCTTCTGAAGGGAAAGGTTGGAGGGTTTGTAATAATTAGAGCCATCGAGAAAGATAAAATACACATCATAGATGGGAAAGTAGATTTGTGTATGTTGGATTGCAGAACTCCTTACACACAGTATATGTactatcatcttcttcttgtaGGTTCTTCTGGTTCAAA ATATATTCTTCAGGGAAAAAAGATATTGAATCCATATCTCTTTGCATTATATGCTTGGAAAGAGACGACCACACTGCATGTAACATTAAAAAGAGTTTCTGCAAACACTGGAAGGGATACAATGATGATTTTGAAAGGAGAGCTTCAAATTTCCTTCAAAGAGCTTCTGAAGAGCTTCAAAAGCCTTAAAGGAAACAGCGCAGCAAGGTTCATCTATATTCTCCTGCAGTCTTTTGTCAGGACCTATCTCTTACAAATACCGCGGAGGAGTCACATGGATTTCATTCCAAATGATCCTTGCCTTGAACCCTATCCAAGCAGCGTTCTCCATAAAATAGAAACAG AAGATGGACACATCATTAGTTGCAGGCAATGGAAATCTGTTCAAAATCTATCGGGGCTTAAAGGAGAGAAACATCTAAGTCCTGTTCTGCTTCTTAATGGTTATTCTACTGAAAGTTACTGGCTGCCAACAGAACCACATGATTTAGTCAGAACTTTACTGCAAGAAGGGCATGAAATATGGCTGCTGCAAACAAGATTGCATCCCATGAATCCTGCAAATAGCTTCACTCTTGAAGATATTGGAAAATATGATATCCCGGCTG cAATTGTTAAGATCCTTGAATTGCATGGACCGAGTAGTAAGATACATGTAATTGCACACTGCGTTGGAGGCTTAGCCATTCATATAGCTCTAATGGGAGGGCATGTCTCTGCAGCCCACATAGCTTCTCTGTCTTGCACCAATTCTTCCATGTTCTTCAAGCTCACGCCACTAGCTAGATTCAAAATGTGGCTTCCTCTAGTTCCA GTATCAATGGTTATACTAGGCAAGAAGAACATCCTCAATTTGCTGGAAACAGCAAAGACAAGTTCTCGACACTGGCTCTTGAAATGCATTGCCTATTGCTTACCACGATACGAGAGATGCACCTGCAAGGAATGTGAGATCTTTTCTGGAATATTTGGTAATACATTTTGGCATGAAAATGTGAGCCCCACCATACACCAATGGTTGAATGAGCATAGCTCCACAAGGCTTCCCATGGGAGCTTTTCCTCATCTCAGAGAAATATGCAACTCTGGATTTATCATGGACAGTAATGGTAATAACTCATACTTAATCCATCCAGAGAGGATGGCAGTCCCTACGCTGTATATCTCTGGTGGCCGGACTCTCCTTGTGACTCCAGAGACTTCATTTCTTGCTAACAAGTACATGAGGCTGCACCAACCAAGTTCTAGACATGAAAGAGTCGTTATAGATGAGTTCGGACATTCAGATCTGTTAATTGGAGAGGAGTCCTATGAGAAGGTTTTTCCTCACCTCTTATCTCATATAAGATTGGCTGAACTAGAAGGCAATGGTATGATGAACTTTGAGAGAAAGAAGTACAGCAAAGAGGTATTAGACTGGAGTCATGATCCTTATGAAGGACATGGAGGATTTGGAAGTTGGTCGTCTCCTTTGGCTGTTATTCTGTTCTTCTTGTTCCTTTTGCTGGTTTTAGTTTCGTCATTGATGTGA
- the LOC8263203 gene encoding uncharacterized protein LOC8263203 has product MACANAMRRLLLHYPTPRVNVTTSHVRISPSLPSLSRPFLTTNNCFLFTVAEFHGHQNLLAVAKSSPQNDGIVTADDDSEDGVSLGTLKLPSDTDLPRFEILLFQWANSLCQGANLPLPAPLKVDKIPGGARLGFITIGDGKTEVLVYIDCLVFPATGDSGPIFRAIRNGPLKDQSPPGEPRIMRSLLQALQKSVEITRS; this is encoded by the exons ATGGCGTGTGCAAATGCAATGAGGCGACTCCTGCTACACTACCCAACACCACGTGTGAACGTGACTACTTCACACGTGCGAATCTCTCCCTCTCTCCCAAGTCTTTCCCGCCCATTCCTAACAACTAACAACTGCTTCCTTTTCACGGTTGCTGAATTTCACGGTCATCAGAATCTGTTAGCAGTGGCCAAATCCTCCCCGCAAAATGACGGCATTGTAACTGCCGATGACGACAGTGAAGACGGCGTCTCTTTGGGAACCCTGAAGTTGCCTTCCGATACTGACTTGCCGAGATTTGAAATCTTGCTTTTCcag TGGGCTAACAGCCTTTGTCAAGGAGCTAATCTGCCACTTCCAGCACCATTAAAG GTTGATAAAATACCAGGTGGAGCTAGGTTGGGTTTTATTACAATTGGAGATGGGAAGACAGAAGTCTTAGTGTACATTGATTGTTTGGTTTTTCCAGCAACTGGTGACTCGGGCCCTATATTCCGAGCTATTAGAAATGGACCCTTAAAAGATCAATCACCTCCGGGTGAGCCCAGAATCATGAGAAGTCTTCTGCAAGCCCTCCAGAAATCAGTTGAAATTACTAGAAGCTGA
- the LOC8263204 gene encoding sorting nexin 1 isoform X1 — protein sequence MITACEKMEQQRSSSGSSHSPRSPSSQPYLSVLVTDPVKLGNGVQSYISYRVITKQTNFPEYQGPEKIVIRRYSDFVWLHDRLFEKYKGVFIPPLPEKSAVEKFRFSAEFIEMRRQALDIFVNRIASHHELQQSEDLRTFLEADEETMERLRAYETGIFKKKPADFMQIFKDVQTKVSDVILGKEKPVEESNPEYEKLKHYIFELENHLSEAQKHAYRLVKRHRELGQSLSDFGKAAKLLGACEGEALGKAFSDLGAKSETLSARLQKEAHQLLMNFEEPLKDYVRAVQSIKATIAERANAFRHQCELAETIKLKEINLDKLMLTRSDKVGEAEIEYKELKAEGEEATRRFENIVRVMNEEIVRFQEQKTQDMGIAFHEFAKGQARLANSIADAWRSLLPKLEACSS from the exons ATGATTACAGCG TGTGAGAAAATGGAACAGCAGAGAAGTTCATCAGGGTCTTCACATAGCCCTAGATCTCCTTCATCGCAGCCTTACTTATCAGTTTTAGTTACTGATCCTGTTAAATTAGGCAATGGCGTCCAATCTTACATCTCTTATCGGGTCATTACCaag CAGACAAATTTTCCTGAATACCAAGGGCCTGAAAAGATTGTTATTCGGCGCTACAGTGATTTTGTTTGGTTGCATGACCGTCTTTTTGAAAAGTACAAAGGTGTCTTCATTCCTCCTCTTCCCGAGAAGAGTGCCGTAG AAAAGTTTCGTTTCAGTGCTGAATTTATCGAGATGAGACGTCAAGCACTAGATATATTCGTCAATAGGATAGCTTCTCATCACGAGCTTCAGCAAAGTGAGGATCTGAGAACCTTTCTAGAGGCAGATGAAGAG ACAATGGAGAGACTAAGGGCTTATGAGACtggtatttttaaaaagaagcCAGCAGATTTTATGCAGATTTTTAAG GATGTGCAAACTAAAGTGAGTGATGTCATTCTTGGGAAGGAAAAGCCTGTTGAAGAATCAAACCCTGAATATGAGAAGTTGAAACATTACATCTTTGAGCTTGAAAACCACTTGTCTGAAGCACAGAAGCATGCATATCGTCTTGTAAAGCGACACAGAG AACTGGGGCAATCTCTGTCAGATTTTGGGAAGGCAGCCAAACTGCTTGGTGCTTGTGAAGGAGAAGCCCTCGGGAAGGCATTTTCTGACCTAGGGGCAAAATCAGAGACATTATCTGCTAGGCTACAGAAGGAG GCCCATCAACTTTTAATGAACTTTGAAGAACCTTTGAAAGATTATGTTCGCGCTGTTCAATCGATTAAG GCTACCATAGCTGAGAGGGCCAATGCCTTCAGGCATCAGTGTGAATTGGCAGAAACAATCAAGTTGAAGGAAATAAATCT TGACAAGCTCATGCTAACCCGTTCTGATAAAGTGGGAGAGGCTGAGATTGAATATAAAGAG TTGAAGGCAGAGGGTGAGGAAGCAACAAGAAGATTTGAGAACATTGTGCGAGTGATGAACGAAGAGATAGTGCGTTTCCAAGAACAGAAAACACAGGATATGGGGATTGCTTTCCATGAATTTGCGAAAGGACAGGCACGTTTGGCAAATAGCATTGCAGATGCATGGAGAAGTCTGCTTCCTAAGCTTGAAGCTTGttcatcataa
- the LOC8263204 gene encoding sorting nexin 1 isoform X2, whose translation MITACEKMEQQRSSSGSSHSPRSPSSQPYLSVLVTDPVKLGNGVQSYISYRVITKTNFPEYQGPEKIVIRRYSDFVWLHDRLFEKYKGVFIPPLPEKSAVEKFRFSAEFIEMRRQALDIFVNRIASHHELQQSEDLRTFLEADEETMERLRAYETGIFKKKPADFMQIFKDVQTKVSDVILGKEKPVEESNPEYEKLKHYIFELENHLSEAQKHAYRLVKRHRELGQSLSDFGKAAKLLGACEGEALGKAFSDLGAKSETLSARLQKEAHQLLMNFEEPLKDYVRAVQSIKATIAERANAFRHQCELAETIKLKEINLDKLMLTRSDKVGEAEIEYKELKAEGEEATRRFENIVRVMNEEIVRFQEQKTQDMGIAFHEFAKGQARLANSIADAWRSLLPKLEACSS comes from the exons ATGATTACAGCG TGTGAGAAAATGGAACAGCAGAGAAGTTCATCAGGGTCTTCACATAGCCCTAGATCTCCTTCATCGCAGCCTTACTTATCAGTTTTAGTTACTGATCCTGTTAAATTAGGCAATGGCGTCCAATCTTACATCTCTTATCGGGTCATTACCaag ACAAATTTTCCTGAATACCAAGGGCCTGAAAAGATTGTTATTCGGCGCTACAGTGATTTTGTTTGGTTGCATGACCGTCTTTTTGAAAAGTACAAAGGTGTCTTCATTCCTCCTCTTCCCGAGAAGAGTGCCGTAG AAAAGTTTCGTTTCAGTGCTGAATTTATCGAGATGAGACGTCAAGCACTAGATATATTCGTCAATAGGATAGCTTCTCATCACGAGCTTCAGCAAAGTGAGGATCTGAGAACCTTTCTAGAGGCAGATGAAGAG ACAATGGAGAGACTAAGGGCTTATGAGACtggtatttttaaaaagaagcCAGCAGATTTTATGCAGATTTTTAAG GATGTGCAAACTAAAGTGAGTGATGTCATTCTTGGGAAGGAAAAGCCTGTTGAAGAATCAAACCCTGAATATGAGAAGTTGAAACATTACATCTTTGAGCTTGAAAACCACTTGTCTGAAGCACAGAAGCATGCATATCGTCTTGTAAAGCGACACAGAG AACTGGGGCAATCTCTGTCAGATTTTGGGAAGGCAGCCAAACTGCTTGGTGCTTGTGAAGGAGAAGCCCTCGGGAAGGCATTTTCTGACCTAGGGGCAAAATCAGAGACATTATCTGCTAGGCTACAGAAGGAG GCCCATCAACTTTTAATGAACTTTGAAGAACCTTTGAAAGATTATGTTCGCGCTGTTCAATCGATTAAG GCTACCATAGCTGAGAGGGCCAATGCCTTCAGGCATCAGTGTGAATTGGCAGAAACAATCAAGTTGAAGGAAATAAATCT TGACAAGCTCATGCTAACCCGTTCTGATAAAGTGGGAGAGGCTGAGATTGAATATAAAGAG TTGAAGGCAGAGGGTGAGGAAGCAACAAGAAGATTTGAGAACATTGTGCGAGTGATGAACGAAGAGATAGTGCGTTTCCAAGAACAGAAAACACAGGATATGGGGATTGCTTTCCATGAATTTGCGAAAGGACAGGCACGTTTGGCAAATAGCATTGCAGATGCATGGAGAAGTCTGCTTCCTAAGCTTGAAGCTTGttcatcataa
- the LOC8263204 gene encoding sorting nexin 1 isoform X4 produces the protein MITAQRSSSGSSHSPRSPSSQPYLSVLVTDPVKLGNGVQSYISYRVITKQTNFPEYQGPEKIVIRRYSDFVWLHDRLFEKYKGVFIPPLPEKSAVEKFRFSAEFIEMRRQALDIFVNRIASHHELQQSEDLRTFLEADEETMERLRAYETGIFKKKPADFMQIFKDVQTKVSDVILGKEKPVEESNPEYEKLKHYIFELENHLSEAQKHAYRLVKRHRELGQSLSDFGKAAKLLGACEGEALGKAFSDLGAKSETLSARLQKEAHQLLMNFEEPLKDYVRAVQSIKATIAERANAFRHQCELAETIKLKEINLDKLMLTRSDKVGEAEIEYKELKAEGEEATRRFENIVRVMNEEIVRFQEQKTQDMGIAFHEFAKGQARLANSIADAWRSLLPKLEACSS, from the exons ATGATTACAGCG CAGAGAAGTTCATCAGGGTCTTCACATAGCCCTAGATCTCCTTCATCGCAGCCTTACTTATCAGTTTTAGTTACTGATCCTGTTAAATTAGGCAATGGCGTCCAATCTTACATCTCTTATCGGGTCATTACCaag CAGACAAATTTTCCTGAATACCAAGGGCCTGAAAAGATTGTTATTCGGCGCTACAGTGATTTTGTTTGGTTGCATGACCGTCTTTTTGAAAAGTACAAAGGTGTCTTCATTCCTCCTCTTCCCGAGAAGAGTGCCGTAG AAAAGTTTCGTTTCAGTGCTGAATTTATCGAGATGAGACGTCAAGCACTAGATATATTCGTCAATAGGATAGCTTCTCATCACGAGCTTCAGCAAAGTGAGGATCTGAGAACCTTTCTAGAGGCAGATGAAGAG ACAATGGAGAGACTAAGGGCTTATGAGACtggtatttttaaaaagaagcCAGCAGATTTTATGCAGATTTTTAAG GATGTGCAAACTAAAGTGAGTGATGTCATTCTTGGGAAGGAAAAGCCTGTTGAAGAATCAAACCCTGAATATGAGAAGTTGAAACATTACATCTTTGAGCTTGAAAACCACTTGTCTGAAGCACAGAAGCATGCATATCGTCTTGTAAAGCGACACAGAG AACTGGGGCAATCTCTGTCAGATTTTGGGAAGGCAGCCAAACTGCTTGGTGCTTGTGAAGGAGAAGCCCTCGGGAAGGCATTTTCTGACCTAGGGGCAAAATCAGAGACATTATCTGCTAGGCTACAGAAGGAG GCCCATCAACTTTTAATGAACTTTGAAGAACCTTTGAAAGATTATGTTCGCGCTGTTCAATCGATTAAG GCTACCATAGCTGAGAGGGCCAATGCCTTCAGGCATCAGTGTGAATTGGCAGAAACAATCAAGTTGAAGGAAATAAATCT TGACAAGCTCATGCTAACCCGTTCTGATAAAGTGGGAGAGGCTGAGATTGAATATAAAGAG TTGAAGGCAGAGGGTGAGGAAGCAACAAGAAGATTTGAGAACATTGTGCGAGTGATGAACGAAGAGATAGTGCGTTTCCAAGAACAGAAAACACAGGATATGGGGATTGCTTTCCATGAATTTGCGAAAGGACAGGCACGTTTGGCAAATAGCATTGCAGATGCATGGAGAAGTCTGCTTCCTAAGCTTGAAGCTTGttcatcataa
- the LOC8263204 gene encoding sorting nexin 1 isoform X5 — protein sequence MITAQRSSSGSSHSPRSPSSQPYLSVLVTDPVKLGNGVQSYISYRVITKTNFPEYQGPEKIVIRRYSDFVWLHDRLFEKYKGVFIPPLPEKSAVEKFRFSAEFIEMRRQALDIFVNRIASHHELQQSEDLRTFLEADEETMERLRAYETGIFKKKPADFMQIFKDVQTKVSDVILGKEKPVEESNPEYEKLKHYIFELENHLSEAQKHAYRLVKRHRELGQSLSDFGKAAKLLGACEGEALGKAFSDLGAKSETLSARLQKEAHQLLMNFEEPLKDYVRAVQSIKATIAERANAFRHQCELAETIKLKEINLDKLMLTRSDKVGEAEIEYKELKAEGEEATRRFENIVRVMNEEIVRFQEQKTQDMGIAFHEFAKGQARLANSIADAWRSLLPKLEACSS from the exons ATGATTACAGCG CAGAGAAGTTCATCAGGGTCTTCACATAGCCCTAGATCTCCTTCATCGCAGCCTTACTTATCAGTTTTAGTTACTGATCCTGTTAAATTAGGCAATGGCGTCCAATCTTACATCTCTTATCGGGTCATTACCaag ACAAATTTTCCTGAATACCAAGGGCCTGAAAAGATTGTTATTCGGCGCTACAGTGATTTTGTTTGGTTGCATGACCGTCTTTTTGAAAAGTACAAAGGTGTCTTCATTCCTCCTCTTCCCGAGAAGAGTGCCGTAG AAAAGTTTCGTTTCAGTGCTGAATTTATCGAGATGAGACGTCAAGCACTAGATATATTCGTCAATAGGATAGCTTCTCATCACGAGCTTCAGCAAAGTGAGGATCTGAGAACCTTTCTAGAGGCAGATGAAGAG ACAATGGAGAGACTAAGGGCTTATGAGACtggtatttttaaaaagaagcCAGCAGATTTTATGCAGATTTTTAAG GATGTGCAAACTAAAGTGAGTGATGTCATTCTTGGGAAGGAAAAGCCTGTTGAAGAATCAAACCCTGAATATGAGAAGTTGAAACATTACATCTTTGAGCTTGAAAACCACTTGTCTGAAGCACAGAAGCATGCATATCGTCTTGTAAAGCGACACAGAG AACTGGGGCAATCTCTGTCAGATTTTGGGAAGGCAGCCAAACTGCTTGGTGCTTGTGAAGGAGAAGCCCTCGGGAAGGCATTTTCTGACCTAGGGGCAAAATCAGAGACATTATCTGCTAGGCTACAGAAGGAG GCCCATCAACTTTTAATGAACTTTGAAGAACCTTTGAAAGATTATGTTCGCGCTGTTCAATCGATTAAG GCTACCATAGCTGAGAGGGCCAATGCCTTCAGGCATCAGTGTGAATTGGCAGAAACAATCAAGTTGAAGGAAATAAATCT TGACAAGCTCATGCTAACCCGTTCTGATAAAGTGGGAGAGGCTGAGATTGAATATAAAGAG TTGAAGGCAGAGGGTGAGGAAGCAACAAGAAGATTTGAGAACATTGTGCGAGTGATGAACGAAGAGATAGTGCGTTTCCAAGAACAGAAAACACAGGATATGGGGATTGCTTTCCATGAATTTGCGAAAGGACAGGCACGTTTGGCAAATAGCATTGCAGATGCATGGAGAAGTCTGCTTCCTAAGCTTGAAGCTTGttcatcataa
- the LOC8263204 gene encoding sorting nexin 1 isoform X3, with protein MITAKMEQQRSSSGSSHSPRSPSSQPYLSVLVTDPVKLGNGVQSYISYRVITKQTNFPEYQGPEKIVIRRYSDFVWLHDRLFEKYKGVFIPPLPEKSAVEKFRFSAEFIEMRRQALDIFVNRIASHHELQQSEDLRTFLEADEETMERLRAYETGIFKKKPADFMQIFKDVQTKVSDVILGKEKPVEESNPEYEKLKHYIFELENHLSEAQKHAYRLVKRHRELGQSLSDFGKAAKLLGACEGEALGKAFSDLGAKSETLSARLQKEAHQLLMNFEEPLKDYVRAVQSIKATIAERANAFRHQCELAETIKLKEINLDKLMLTRSDKVGEAEIEYKELKAEGEEATRRFENIVRVMNEEIVRFQEQKTQDMGIAFHEFAKGQARLANSIADAWRSLLPKLEACSS; from the exons ATGATTACAGCG AAAATGGAACAGCAGAGAAGTTCATCAGGGTCTTCACATAGCCCTAGATCTCCTTCATCGCAGCCTTACTTATCAGTTTTAGTTACTGATCCTGTTAAATTAGGCAATGGCGTCCAATCTTACATCTCTTATCGGGTCATTACCaag CAGACAAATTTTCCTGAATACCAAGGGCCTGAAAAGATTGTTATTCGGCGCTACAGTGATTTTGTTTGGTTGCATGACCGTCTTTTTGAAAAGTACAAAGGTGTCTTCATTCCTCCTCTTCCCGAGAAGAGTGCCGTAG AAAAGTTTCGTTTCAGTGCTGAATTTATCGAGATGAGACGTCAAGCACTAGATATATTCGTCAATAGGATAGCTTCTCATCACGAGCTTCAGCAAAGTGAGGATCTGAGAACCTTTCTAGAGGCAGATGAAGAG ACAATGGAGAGACTAAGGGCTTATGAGACtggtatttttaaaaagaagcCAGCAGATTTTATGCAGATTTTTAAG GATGTGCAAACTAAAGTGAGTGATGTCATTCTTGGGAAGGAAAAGCCTGTTGAAGAATCAAACCCTGAATATGAGAAGTTGAAACATTACATCTTTGAGCTTGAAAACCACTTGTCTGAAGCACAGAAGCATGCATATCGTCTTGTAAAGCGACACAGAG AACTGGGGCAATCTCTGTCAGATTTTGGGAAGGCAGCCAAACTGCTTGGTGCTTGTGAAGGAGAAGCCCTCGGGAAGGCATTTTCTGACCTAGGGGCAAAATCAGAGACATTATCTGCTAGGCTACAGAAGGAG GCCCATCAACTTTTAATGAACTTTGAAGAACCTTTGAAAGATTATGTTCGCGCTGTTCAATCGATTAAG GCTACCATAGCTGAGAGGGCCAATGCCTTCAGGCATCAGTGTGAATTGGCAGAAACAATCAAGTTGAAGGAAATAAATCT TGACAAGCTCATGCTAACCCGTTCTGATAAAGTGGGAGAGGCTGAGATTGAATATAAAGAG TTGAAGGCAGAGGGTGAGGAAGCAACAAGAAGATTTGAGAACATTGTGCGAGTGATGAACGAAGAGATAGTGCGTTTCCAAGAACAGAAAACACAGGATATGGGGATTGCTTTCCATGAATTTGCGAAAGGACAGGCACGTTTGGCAAATAGCATTGCAGATGCATGGAGAAGTCTGCTTCCTAAGCTTGAAGCTTGttcatcataa